From Lysobacter lycopersici:
GCATGCTTACCGAATCCGGCGAAGCGCCCGACGAACTCCGCAAGCGCGTCACTTCGCCGAACGGAACCACGCAGGCGGCGCTGGAAAGCTTCGAACGCGACGGCTTCCGCGCCATCGTCGCGCGCGCCATCCACGCCGCGCGCGAACGCGGCCGCGAACTGTCCGCGATGAACGACTGAGGCGAACGAACATGCACGCATTCCGCATCCCCGCCCTGCTCTGCCTCGCGCTCGCGGGTTGCGACCGCGGCGACACGCCGTCCCGCGCACCGGTGGCCGCGACCACGCCCGGAGATGCGACGAACGGCGCCACCGCCACCAGCAACGGCATCACCTTGCGCGCGAACGTGGTCGAAACCGCGGACTTGCAGGAATCGGTCGCGGCCGGCTACGGCATCGCGCGCGAACCGAACCAGGCGCTGCTGCTGCTCACCGTGCGCGATGCGAACGGCGACAACGCCACGCCGGTGTCGTTGCAGGCCACGGTCTCCGACCTCAAGGGCGGCGAACGCCCGCTGCCTTTGCGCGAAGTGCGCACCGGCGATTTCGTCGATCGCATCGCACTCGTTCCGATCGCTGCCCCGGACACGCTGACGTTCGACATCCGCGCGCAACTCGCGCCGGGTTCGACCTCGACTGTGCGCCTCAGCCGGGATTTCTACCCACGTTGAATCGCCATCGGCGGGCCAAGGCCCGCCCTACGATTGTTTCGTTGCCCAATCCTGGATGATCCGCGCGATTTCGCGCACGCCATCGGTCAGTGCCGCCGGGCCGGGCTGCAGGATGATCGGCGACTTGATCTCGTGCAGCTCGCCGTCGCGCACCGCGGGAATCGCGTTCCAGCCCGGACGCGCCGCGACTTTCTCCGGGCGGAATTTCTTGCCGCACCATGAGCCGAGGATGATGTCCGGCGCGCGGCGGATGACTTCATCGCCGTCTTCGAGGATGCGCGCCTTCGCCAGCGGTTCCAGCGCGCGTTCGGGGAACACGTCGTCGCCGCCGGCGATGCGCACGAGTTCGGCGACCCAGCGGATGCCGGTGATCGGCGGTTCGTCCCATTCCTCGAAATAAACCTTGGGCCGCCGCGACAGCTTCGCGGATTCGGTTTCGATGGCATCCAGTCCGCGCTTCAATTCGTCGGCGTAGGCATTCGCCTTGTCGCCAGCGCCGACCAGCGCGCCAAGCCGGCGCACGTAATCGAGGATGCCGTCGACGCTGCGGTGGTTCGAGATCCATACCTCGATGCCGCGGCGCACGAGCTCCGCGGCGATGTCGGCCTGGATGTCGGAAAAACCGACGACGAAATCCGGTTGCAGTTTCAGGATTTCGTCGATCTTGGCGCTGGTGAACGCGCTGACCTTGGGCTTTTCCTTGCGTGCCCGCGGCGGGCGCACGGTGAAGCCGCTGATGCCGACGACGCGGTCCTGCTCGCCGAGGGCGTACAGGATTTCGGTCGGTTCCTCGGTCAGGCACACAATGCGGCGCGGGCCGCGCGTTGCACTCACGGATACAACATCCGCTTCGACCACTTCCCCGCACCGTCGCGTTCGTACAGGTGGCGTTCGTGCAGGCGGAACTGCGCGCCGTACCAGAACTCGATGCTGCGCGGCGCGATGCGGAATCCGCCCCAGCGCGGCGGGCGCGGCACGTCGCGGCCCTCGAACTCGGCCTCGGCCATTTCCAGCCGGCGCTCGAAGGTCTCGCGCGCTTCCAATGTTTCCGACTGGCGCGAAGCCCAGGCGCCGATCTGGCTCATGCGCGGGCGTCCGGCGAAATAGGCATCGGCTTCGGCGTCGGCGACGACCGAGGCATCGCCCTCGATCCGCACCTGCATACCGTGGCGCACGCGCGGCCAGTGGAACATCAGCGCCGCGCGCGGATCGGCCTGCAGTTCGCGGCCCTTGCGCCCGTCGAGGTGGGTGTAGAACACGAATCCTTCCGGCCCGTGCGTCTTCAGCAGCACAATGCGCGCGGCTGGGCCGTTCGCGCCGATGGTCGCGAGCGTCATCGCGGTGCGGTCGGGTTCGCGCGCGGCCTCGGCCTCGTCGAACAAGCGGGTGAAGGTGGCCAGGGCTTCGGCGAGCAACGGGTCCATTGCGCTATTGTCGCGCGATGGCAAGCCGTACGCATTCTCCCTCGCCCGCCGGCTATTCCGAACCCTTCGTCGCCGCGGTGCTGGACGATGCGCTGGCCCACGATTTGCGCGTTTATGCCATCGCCGGGCTGCAGGGCAGCGGCAAGTCCACGCTCTCGGCGCAGGTGGCTGCGCTCGCCGCGACACGCGGGTTGCGCGCGGTGGTGCTGTCCATCGACGACTTCTACCTCGGTCGGCGCGAACGCCTGGCGCTGGGCCGCGAGGTGCATCCGCTGCTGGCCACGCGCGGGGCCCCCGGCAGCCACGACGTGCCGCTCGCCATCGACACCATCGATGCACTGCGCGAAGGCCGCGCGGCAAAACTTCCGCGCTTCGACAAGATCGCCGACCGCCGCCTGCCGCCATCGAAATGGCCGACGGCTCGCGATACCGATTTGGTGCTGTTCGAAGGCTGGTTCCAGAAGGTGCCGGCGCAAACCGATGCCGAACTCGTTTCCCCGTTGAATGCGCTGGAACGCGACGAGGATGCCGACGGCACCTGGCGGCGCTGGTGCAACGCCGTGCTCGGCCGCAATTACCCGCCGCTGTGGGAGCGCATCGACCGCATGCTGTTCCTTGAAGGCCCGGGCTTCGAAATCGTGCCAGAATGGCGCTGGCAACAGGAAGTGACGCTGCAGAAGGCGAATCCCGATCGCCAGGCGATGACCCATGCGCAAGTGCTGCGCTTCGTGCAGTTCTTCGAACGCGTCAGCCGGCAGGCGCTGCGCACCTTGCCGGCCATCGCCGACCGCCACGTGCGCCTGGATGCGACGCGGCGGCCATTGGATCCGCTGCCGCTCAGCTGACCACGAAGGTCACGCGCAGGTTGACGCGCCACTCGGCGACATTGCCGCTGTCGTCGGTGACGACCTTGATTTCGTTGACCCACGCGCCCTTGATGTTCTTGATGGTTTCCCCGGCTTTCTTCAGGCCGGTCTTCACCGCGTCTTCCATGCTGGTCTTGGACGAGGCGTTGAGTTCGACGATCTTGGCGACGGACATGGCGTATCCCTGCTGATGGCGGCGGCTGCCGGGGACGGCCAGACTAGGCGCCGGATTGTTAAGATCGCGCCGATGAATCCCGCCCCCAACCTCGCGCTGGTCGGACCGATGGGCGCCGGCAAGAGCGCCGTCGGGCGGTTGCTGGCAGAACGCCTCGGCCTGCGTTTCGCCGACCTCGACCACGAGGTCGAGGACCGCAGCGGCGCGGGCATTGCGACCATCTTCGAATGCGAGGGCGAGGCCGGTTTCCGCGCCCGCGAATCCGCGGCGCTGCAGGCCTTGCTCGCCGACGACGGACTGGCATTGGCCACCGGCGGCGGCGCAGTGCTGGATGCCGACAACCGCCGGCTGTTGCGCGAACGCTGCTTCGTCGTGCACCTGCACCTCGACGTGTCCGCGCAACTGCAGCGCCTCGCCCGCGACCGCAGCCGCCCGCTGCTGCAGCGCCCGGATCGCGAACAGGCATTGCAGGAACTCGCTTCGATCCGTGGCCCGCTGTACGACGAGGTTGCGGATTTGCGCTTCGATACCGGCAACGACAACGCGACGCACGCGGCGATGGCACTGGCCGAATTGCTCGCCGTGAAGTGGCAACGCGGGAACATCGCCGCATGATTTCCATCGACGTTGGTGGCGCGAAGCCCTACGCGATCCGCATCGGTGCGGGATTGCTCGGCGATGCGGATGCCTTGCTCGCGCCGTCGCGCGGACGCCATGCCCTGATCGTGAGCGATGCGAACGTCGCGCCGTTGTATGCACGGCGCGTCGTCGATGCGCTGCGTTCACGCGATGGACTCGTCGTCGGCGAATGCGTGCTGCCTGCGGGCGAGGAATCCAAGCGCCTGCCGCAGTTCGAACGCGTGCTGCAATCGCTCGCGGACCTCGGCGCCACCCGCGACGCCTGCGTGTATGCGCTCGGCGGCGGCGTGGTCGGCGACCTGGCCGGCTTCGCTTCCGCGTGCTGGATGCGCGGCATCGATTGCGTGCAACTACCGACTTCGCTGCTGGCGATGGTCGATTCCTCGGTCGGCGGCAAGACCGGGCTCGACCTCGATGCCGGCAAGAACCTGGTCGGCGCGTTCCATCCGCCGGTCGCGGTGCTGGCCGACACCGACACGCTGCGCACGCTTCCCGTTCGCGAGCTGCGCGCCGGCCTCGCCGAGGTGGTGAAGTACGGCGCGATCCGCGACACTGATTTCCTCGATTGGCTCGAACAGAACGTCGACGCTTTGCTCGCCAACGACGGTGACGCATTGGCCGAAGCGATTTCCCGCAGCTGCGCGCACAAGGCCGCGATCGTCGAACGCGATCCGTTCGAACGCGGCGAGCGCGCGCTGCTGAACTTCGGCCACACCTTCGGCCACGCGATCGAGGCCGAACAGGCCTACACCGGGCTCAACCACGGCGAGGTGGTCGCGGTCGGCATGGTGCTCGCGGCGCGGCTCTCGGCCCGGCTCGGCATGGCCGCCGACGCTGATGCGGATCGGCTGGCGGACTTGCTCGAACGCTTCGGGTTGCCGGTCGCAATCCCGCCCGGACTCGATCCCGAGGCCCTGCTCGCGCGCATGCGCCTGGACAAGAAGGCCACCGCGTCCGGCCTGCGTTTCGTGCTCTGGCGCGGGCCGGGGCGCGCGGAAATCGTGGCCGGGGTGGACGAGAACTCGGTGCGCGCCACGCTCGCGTCGGCGTGAACGTTCAAGACGATTGATCGTCGCCTTGCGCGGCGTGGTGCCCGAGGCCGAGGCCCATGCCCATGCCGCCGGCACCGGCACCCATCGCGCCGCCCATCCCGCCTCCGCCCATTCCCCCGCCACCGCCACCTCCGCCCGCATTCCCGCCATCGCCGCCTTCACCACCGCGCTTGCCGCCACCGGAGGAGGATGTCGTGCGCAGCGGCCCCTGTTCGGGAATGACCACGCCCGCGGGCACCGGCGCCAGGTCCAGCGCTTCGCGGATGAAACCGCGCAGCGACACCACCAGCGCGGCGAGCTTGACCGGCCTCCCGGCCACCATCTCGCTCGCGGCTTCGGCTGCCAGGCGCACCTGCTCCGCGGTGCCGAGCAGGATGATGTCGGATAGCGCCGCCTCGACCGCATCGCGGATGCGGCGCCGGCGTTCGCCGGCCGAATCATCGTCGGCCTGCGTGCGCGACGCCTCGCCCAGCGCGATGCCCGGATCCGCGGCCGCGGCCGCTTCCACCGATACCGATTCGTCCGCGCGGCGGCGCAGGTCGCGCTTGTGCGCCGGATCGACCGAAAGTTCGCCGGTGAACGAACCGCCCAGGGTCTTGTAGGCCGCGATCAGCGTGCGCAGGCGCTCGTTGATCTGCCGGTTCTGGGCCTGCTGCCGGCGCTGGATGGTCTGCATGACCAGCAGGCGGATGCCGACCGCCACCAGCGACACGACCACCAGCCCGAGCAGCGTGGTGAGCGCGGCATTCCATGAGCTCAGGTCGATGTTGCGCATCGAAGGCATCCGCCATGGCGAGGCGGCCAGCATACGGCGTGGGCGCCCGCCGGCGGCGCCCCGCTACAATTCGCGGATGCGCCTGCTGCTGCAACAACGCCCGGACGGCCGCGAATCGCCGCGCTTCGTCCAGCTGCAACTGGAAGCCGACTTGCTCGGCGGCTGGTCGCTGCTGCGCGAGACCGGGCAGATCGGCGGCCGCAGCACGCTCAAGCGCGAACAGTTCCCCGATCAGCAAAGTGCGCTGGTCGCGCTGGAACATGCACGCGATTTGCAATTGCGAAAAGGTTTCCAGTTGATGTTCGCGCAAGGCGCGGATGCGCCGAAAGGCTAGTTCCTGGTTGCTGGTTCCTGGTTGATGGCGAAAAGCCTTCCACCAACAACCAACAACCAACAACCAACAACCAACAACTTGCACCACGGATCCGACGTTGACGAATTCCCAGCCCAAAAACGACCGCCTCCTCCGCGCACTGCGCCGCGAACCCGTGGACTGCACGCCGGTGTGGCTGATGCGCCAGGCCGGGCGCTACCTGCCCGAATACCGCGCCACGCGCGCCAAGGCCGGCAGCTTCCTCGCGATGGCGAAGAACCCCGAACTCGCCTGCGAAGTCACGCTGCAACCGCTGCGCCGCTTCGACCTCGACGCCGCGATCCTGTTTTCCGACATCCTCACCGTGCCCGACGCGATGGGGCTGGGCCTGTATTTCGTCGAAGGCGAAGGCCCGAAGTTCGAACGCCCGATCCGCAGCGCCGACGACGTGGCGAAACTCGCCGTTCCGGACATGGATTCGGAATTGCGCTACGTGATGGACGCGGTGCGCACGATTCGTCGTGAACTGAACGACTCCGTCCCGCTGATCGGTTTTTCCGGCAGCCCGTGGACGCTGGCCTGCTACATGGTCGAAGGCGGCGGCAGCGACAACTTCTCCAGGATCAAGGCGATGGCCTTGAACGAGCCGGCATTGCTGCACCGCGTGCTGCAGGTGAACACCGATGCGGTGATCGCTTATCTGTCTGCACAGCGCGCGGCCGGCGCGCAGGCGCTGCAGGTATTCGACACCTGGGGTGGCGTGTTGTCGCCGGCGATGTACCGCGAATTCTCCTTGCCCTACCTCGTGCGCATCGCGCGCGAACTCGATCGCGGCGACACGCCGCTGATCCTGTTCGGCAAGGGAAACGCACCGTACCTGGAAGAGTTGGCGAATAGCAGCGCCGAAGGCGTAGGCGTGGACTGGACGATTGCCCTGGACGATGCCGCGCGCCGCGTGCAGGGCAAGATCGCGCTGCAGGGCAACCTCGATCCGGCGACGCTGTACGGCAATCCGGAGGCGATCCGCGCGCAGGCACGGATCGCGCTCGATGCATACCGCGACGGCAACGGCGGTTCGCGCGAGGGCCACGTGTTCAACCTCGGCCATGGCCTCTCGCCGGACATGGATCCCGGACACGTCGCCGCGCTGGTGGATGCGGTGCACGAATCCAGCAAGCGCTGAAGGCTCTGCTTTTTTCCTCTCCCCTTGGGGGAGAGGACGCCCCGCAGGGGCAGGAGAGGGGCTTCAGACAACACTCGGATTTCCCCTCTCCCGGCGCTACGCGCCACCCTCTCTCTCAAGGGGAGAGGGAAATTATTTCCCGCGCGCTTCCGAAATCGCATCCGCCAGCATCGCACCGGTCACCGGCTTGCGCAGGAATCCGTCGAAGCCGGCCGCGCGCGCCGCAGGCTCCGCATCGCCGTCGGCGCGCGCGGTCACGGCGATGAGCGGTTTCGCGAAGCCTTGCGCACGCAGTGCGCGCGCCAGTGCGAGGCCGTCGAGCCCCGGCAGGTCCAGATCCAGCAGGCCGGCATCGAAGTTACCCGATGCGACTTCGGTCAGCGCGGCGAGTCCGTGCAGCGCGTGCACGACTTCATGGCCCTGCGCGCGCAGCAATCCGACGACGACTTCGGCGACGGTGGGATCGTCCTCGACCAGCAACAACCGCAATGCGCCGGTCCCGGATCGCACATCGCGCGAGGCGCGCGTCTCCACCGCCTGCGGCGACGATTCGGCATTCGCAATCGGCAGCTCGACGGTGAAGCGCGTGCCCTGCCCCGGCGTGCTGTCGACGGCGATGCGCCCGCCCATCGCCGCTGCGAGTTCCTGCGAAATCGCGAGCCCGAGCCCGCTGCCGCCGTAACGCGTCGCGGTGCGCGCGCCTTCGGCCTGTTCGAAACGGCGGAACAACCGCGCCTTCTGTTCCTCGTTGAGGCCCGGGCCGGTGTCGCGAACTTCGAGCCGGACCCCCTGCGGCGACAACGGCGAAACCGAAAGCGCGACTTCGCCCTGCTCGGTGAACTTGATCGCGTTGCCGACCAGGTTGAGCAGGATCTGCGAGATGCGGCCGCGGTCGCCGCGCAGGCGACGCGGCGCGGCCGGATCGATGTTCGTGGCGAATCGCAATCCGCGCTGCGTGGCGAGCGGCGCCATCAGGCCCGCGACATCGTCGACGAGGCCGCGCAACTCGAAATCCGACGGATCGAGCTGCAGTTTCCCGGCTTCGATGCGGGCGAGGTCGAGCGCGTCGTTGACCAGTCGCAGCAGGTGTTCGCCGGCGCGGCGGATCGCATCGACATGGCCGCGTTGCCGATCGTCGAGCGAAGTTCCCTGCAGCAGTTCGCTCATGCCTAGCACGCCGGTCATCGGCGTGCGTACTTCATGCCCGAGCGTGGCGAGGAAACGCGATTTCGCTTCCGATGCCTGTTCGGCCAGCTCGCGCTTGTGCTCGGCGAGCTGCCACGCGCTGCGGCGCTGCAGACGCCGGCGATAGGCTATCGCGCCCCATGCGATGAGCAGGATGCCGAGCAGTACGGAACCGGCGTAGGCCCAGGCGGTTCGCCACCACGGAGGCAGCACGCGGAAACGGATGTGCTGTTCGCGCGCGGCATTGCCGTTCGCATCCACCGCGCGCATGCGCAGTGTGTAACGCCCCGGCGGCAGGCCGGCGATCACGCGCCCGCCGTCCGCGCCCTGCGCGATCCAGCCGCGGTCGTAACCGTCGATCCGGCTCCAGTAGCGGTTCGAACTGGGATCGTCGTAGGACAACAGGCGCGCATCGATGCGCATCTCGTGCTCGTCCCAGGGCAGTTCCGGTTCGCGTCCCTGCGGCAACGGCTGCCAGTCGCCGTTGCGCCGCACCGACACCGAATCCAGGCGCAGGCTCGGCGTCATGCCTGGTACATCCGCCATCGCCGCATCGACCAGCACGACCGAACCATCCATCGTCGCTGCCGCGAGCAGGCTGCCGCCATCGGCAATCGCGATGCCGCGGTCGATGAACTCCTCGCTGCTCAATCCGCTCTGCGCGCCGTAATGGCGCAGCGTGCGCTTCACCGGGTCCCAGCAATACAGGCCGCGCGTGGTGCTGATCCACAGGCGGTGGCGCAGGTCCATGCGCATGCCCGCGGCGCCGACCGCCGGCATGCCCTGCGCCTGGCCGATGCGTTCGACCAGTGTCCATCCGTCGTTCGCACGACGGTAATGCTCGAGTCCGGCCAACCGCTGCAGCCAGAGCCCGTCGTTGCCGTCGAATGCGAATCCGTACACGCGTTCGCCGGCAAGCGATGGCTCGTCGCGGAAACGACGCGCGCGGGGATCGAAGCGGCGCATGCCGCCTGCGTCGGCGACCCACGGCGTTCCATCCGGCGCGAGGTCGAGCTGTTCCGCGTCGACCAGGTCGAGCCCGCCGGCATCGCCGGCGCGCAGGTCGAGCAGTATCCGGCCCGTTTTCCCGTCGCGTTGCTGCACGCCACCGCTGTTGGCCAGCAGCCACAGGCTGCCGTCGGGTGCGATGCGCAGGTGTTCGATCGGACCGTCGGGCACCGGGTCCCTCGCGTCGTCCGGCAACCATTCGTCGATGGTGTCGGTGCCGATGCGGACCAGGCTCTTGCTGGTGCCGGCCCACAGTCGCCCGGCATCGTCCTCGACGATGGAATTGAGCTTCTTGCCGCGCAGGCCATCGTCGATCGCCGCGCCGAGGCGTTCGATGCGCCCGTCGGGCACGAGGCGTTCGATCACGCCCTCGTAACCGCCGAGCCAGACGCCGCCGCCGCGCGCTGGCGCGACCGCCGGATACACGCTGCCGTTCAGGCCGCCCGCGCCCTGCGTGTACTGCGCGAGCCGGCGCCAGTCCGAACGCAAATAACCGATGCCCGCGCCGTAGACCGGCACCCACAATGCGCCATCGGGCTGGCGCACCAGCGATTCGATCGCATGCGGGATGTCCGGCCCGCCGAGCTTGACCGGTACAGGCACCGCATCGCCCTGTTGCCGCCACAAGCCGCGCTGGCTGGTGATCCAGTAGCCATCGCCATCTCGCGCGATCGCTTTCATCGCGTTCGGGCGTTCGAACATCGACGACCACGCCGGCTGCGTCCAGCGTCCGTCGGCGTCGCGCCGCCATACGCCCGCCGACGTCGCCACCCACAGCGCGCCGCCCTCCGGCGTCAGCGTGTACACCATCGGCTGCGATTCCACGCCCGGGAACGGCACGCTCGACGCATGCCCGCCGACGATGCGGCCGAGGCCGTTGTCGGTCGCGACCCACAGCGTGCCTGCGGCATCGAACGCCAGCGAGAGGATGAGATCCGACGGCAGGCCGTCCTTCGCCGTCCAGCGTTCGATGCGCCCGTCCGCCTGCATGCGGTGCACGCCGGCATCGTAGGTGCCGAACCACAGGTCGTCGCCGCGGCTGGTGATGGCCCAGGTCTCGTCGCTGCCGATTTGCGGGTGGTCGGCCTTGCGGTACAGGTGCAGGTCGCGGTTCGGCGCATCCAGCATGCCGATGCCGCCCCCCTCGATCGCGAACCACACGCGATCGCGGGCATCCACGTGCAAGGCCTGGATGTTGTTGCCCGGCAATCCGCGCGGGTCGTCCGGGTCGTAGCGCCAGATGCGCATGCCGATGCCGTCGAAGCGGGCGAGGCCGTCGGCGGTGGCGATCCACAGGTAGCCCTCGTGGTCCAGCGCCAGCGCCTTGTTGTCGCTGGCCGGCAGCCCCTGGGCGCTGCCGACGATGCGGAAACGCGGGATTTCCGGCACGGCCGCCCACGCCGAACCCGCGGCCAGGCATCCCGCCAGCAACCAGCATGCGATCCGGCGCATGGTTCCCCCGAAGCACTCCCCGGCTGCATCCTCGCAACGTCGCGTTCCAGCCGCAACATCCGGCGTTCATCGCGTCTGTGCCTAGAATCCGCACCGACCCGCCGCGAGATCCGCCATGCCCCGGCCGTACCGACTCGCCTTCGCCCTGCTCGCGTTCGCGCTACCGTTGGCCGCGACGGCCGAAACCGCGCATTACGAACTCGATCCGGTGCATACCCGCGTGCTGTTTGCAGTCAGCCATGCCGGCTTCTCGCAGGCGATGGGCACGGTGTCGGGCAGCCATGGCGAACTGTGGTTCGACCCGGACGACTGGAGCAGCGCGAAGCTCACGGTCGAAGTGCCGCTGGACCGGCTCGACATGGGCGATGCGAAGTGGACCCGGGCCGTGCAGGCGACGAACCTTCTGGACACCGCGAAACATCCGGTCGCGCGCTTCCTCTCAACACGGATCGAGCCGGTCGACGCGACGCATGCGCGCGTCTGCGGCGACATGGAAATCCGCGGCGTCGCGCACGACGCTTGCCTCGATGTCGCGTTCAACCAGTTGAA
This genomic window contains:
- a CDS encoding dodecin family protein; protein product: MSVAKIVELNASSKTSMEDAVKTGLKKAGETIKNIKGAWVNEIKVVTDDSGNVAEWRVNLRVTFVVS
- a CDS encoding WGR domain-containing protein; the encoded protein is MRLLLQQRPDGRESPRFVQLQLEADLLGGWSLLRETGQIGGRSTLKREQFPDQQSALVALEHARDLQLRKGFQLMFAQGADAPKG
- a CDS encoding DUF4426 domain-containing protein gives rise to the protein MHAFRIPALLCLALAGCDRGDTPSRAPVAATTPGDATNGATATSNGITLRANVVETADLQESVAAGYGIAREPNQALLLLTVRDANGDNATPVSLQATVSDLKGGERPLPLREVRTGDFVDRIALVPIAAPDTLTFDIRAQLAPGSTSTVRLSRDFYPR
- a CDS encoding hybrid sensor histidine kinase/response regulator; amino-acid sequence: MRRIACWLLAGCLAAGSAWAAVPEIPRFRIVGSAQGLPASDNKALALDHEGYLWIATADGLARFDGIGMRIWRYDPDDPRGLPGNNIQALHVDARDRVWFAIEGGGIGMLDAPNRDLHLYRKADHPQIGSDETWAITSRGDDLWFGTYDAGVHRMQADGRIERWTAKDGLPSDLILSLAFDAAGTLWVATDNGLGRIVGGHASSVPFPGVESQPMVYTLTPEGGALWVATSAGVWRRDADGRWTQPAWSSMFERPNAMKAIARDGDGYWITSQRGLWRQQGDAVPVPVKLGGPDIPHAIESLVRQPDGALWVPVYGAGIGYLRSDWRRLAQYTQGAGGLNGSVYPAVAPARGGGVWLGGYEGVIERLVPDGRIERLGAAIDDGLRGKKLNSIVEDDAGRLWAGTSKSLVRIGTDTIDEWLPDDARDPVPDGPIEHLRIAPDGSLWLLANSGGVQQRDGKTGRILLDLRAGDAGGLDLVDAEQLDLAPDGTPWVADAGGMRRFDPRARRFRDEPSLAGERVYGFAFDGNDGLWLQRLAGLEHYRRANDGWTLVERIGQAQGMPAVGAAGMRMDLRHRLWISTTRGLYCWDPVKRTLRHYGAQSGLSSEEFIDRGIAIADGGSLLAAATMDGSVVLVDAAMADVPGMTPSLRLDSVSVRRNGDWQPLPQGREPELPWDEHEMRIDARLLSYDDPSSNRYWSRIDGYDRGWIAQGADGGRVIAGLPPGRYTLRMRAVDANGNAAREQHIRFRVLPPWWRTAWAYAGSVLLGILLIAWGAIAYRRRLQRRSAWQLAEHKRELAEQASEAKSRFLATLGHEVRTPMTGVLGMSELLQGTSLDDRQRGHVDAIRRAGEHLLRLVNDALDLARIEAGKLQLDPSDFELRGLVDDVAGLMAPLATQRGLRFATNIDPAAPRRLRGDRGRISQILLNLVGNAIKFTEQGEVALSVSPLSPQGVRLEVRDTGPGLNEEQKARLFRRFEQAEGARTATRYGGSGLGLAISQELAAAMGGRIAVDSTPGQGTRFTVELPIANAESSPQAVETRASRDVRSGTGALRLLLVEDDPTVAEVVVGLLRAQGHEVVHALHGLAALTEVASGNFDAGLLDLDLPGLDGLALARALRAQGFAKPLIAVTARADGDAEPAARAAGFDGFLRKPVTGAMLADAISEARGK
- a CDS encoding kinase — translated: MASRTHSPSPAGYSEPFVAAVLDDALAHDLRVYAIAGLQGSGKSTLSAQVAALAATRGLRAVVLSIDDFYLGRRERLALGREVHPLLATRGAPGSHDVPLAIDTIDALREGRAAKLPRFDKIADRRLPPSKWPTARDTDLVLFEGWFQKVPAQTDAELVSPLNALERDEDADGTWRRWCNAVLGRNYPPLWERIDRMLFLEGPGFEIVPEWRWQQEVTLQKANPDRQAMTHAQVLRFVQFFERVSRQALRTLPAIADRHVRLDATRRPLDPLPLS
- the pdxH gene encoding pyridoxamine 5'-phosphate oxidase codes for the protein MDPLLAEALATFTRLFDEAEAAREPDRTAMTLATIGANGPAARIVLLKTHGPEGFVFYTHLDGRKGRELQADPRAALMFHWPRVRHGMQVRIEGDASVVADAEADAYFAGRPRMSQIGAWASRQSETLEARETFERRLEMAEAEFEGRDVPRPPRWGGFRIAPRSIEFWYGAQFRLHERHLYERDGAGKWSKRMLYP
- the hemE gene encoding uroporphyrinogen decarboxylase; protein product: MTNSQPKNDRLLRALRREPVDCTPVWLMRQAGRYLPEYRATRAKAGSFLAMAKNPELACEVTLQPLRRFDLDAAILFSDILTVPDAMGLGLYFVEGEGPKFERPIRSADDVAKLAVPDMDSELRYVMDAVRTIRRELNDSVPLIGFSGSPWTLACYMVEGGGSDNFSRIKAMALNEPALLHRVLQVNTDAVIAYLSAQRAAGAQALQVFDTWGGVLSPAMYREFSLPYLVRIARELDRGDTPLILFGKGNAPYLEELANSSAEGVGVDWTIALDDAARRVQGKIALQGNLDPATLYGNPEAIRAQARIALDAYRDGNGGSREGHVFNLGHGLSPDMDPGHVAALVDAVHESSKR
- a CDS encoding cobalamin-binding protein, with the protein product MSATRGPRRIVCLTEEPTEILYALGEQDRVVGISGFTVRPPRARKEKPKVSAFTSAKIDEILKLQPDFVVGFSDIQADIAAELVRRGIEVWISNHRSVDGILDYVRRLGALVGAGDKANAYADELKRGLDAIETESAKLSRRPKVYFEEWDEPPITGIRWVAELVRIAGGDDVFPERALEPLAKARILEDGDEVIRRAPDIILGSWCGKKFRPEKVAARPGWNAIPAVRDGELHEIKSPIILQPGPAALTDGVREIARIIQDWATKQS
- a CDS encoding YceI family protein, which produces MPRPYRLAFALLAFALPLAATAETAHYELDPVHTRVLFAVSHAGFSQAMGTVSGSHGELWFDPDDWSSAKLTVEVPLDRLDMGDAKWTRAVQATNLLDTAKHPVARFLSTRIEPVDATHARVCGDMEIRGVAHDACLDVAFNQLKRHPMPPFRRTAGFSATATLKRSDFGIDAWKSVIGDEVQLRIEAEALRAGAGNDDSGSDKTDSPSTTNDTTPETHP
- the aroB gene encoding 3-dehydroquinate synthase, with the translated sequence MISIDVGGAKPYAIRIGAGLLGDADALLAPSRGRHALIVSDANVAPLYARRVVDALRSRDGLVVGECVLPAGEESKRLPQFERVLQSLADLGATRDACVYALGGGVVGDLAGFASACWMRGIDCVQLPTSLLAMVDSSVGGKTGLDLDAGKNLVGAFHPPVAVLADTDTLRTLPVRELRAGLAEVVKYGAIRDTDFLDWLEQNVDALLANDGDALAEAISRSCAHKAAIVERDPFERGERALLNFGHTFGHAIEAEQAYTGLNHGEVVAVGMVLAARLSARLGMAADADADRLADLLERFGLPVAIPPGLDPEALLARMRLDKKATASGLRFVLWRGPGRAEIVAGVDENSVRATLASA
- a CDS encoding shikimate kinase translates to MNPAPNLALVGPMGAGKSAVGRLLAERLGLRFADLDHEVEDRSGAGIATIFECEGEAGFRARESAALQALLADDGLALATGGGAVLDADNRRLLRERCFVVHLHLDVSAQLQRLARDRSRPLLQRPDREQALQELASIRGPLYDEVADLRFDTGNDNATHAAMALAELLAVKWQRGNIAA